The genomic stretch AAGTATGAAAGACTTATTTCCGATGTTAACTTGTTCAATGCCTTTAATATTGTAGGATATATCGAACATAAAGATTCTGTCAAGTATTTACTCGATTCAGATGTGTTATGGTTAATGATTCGTCATTCTAAAAATCCTCATCTTGTTGCAACGAGCAAACTGTATGAATATTTTGGAGCAAAAAAGCCGATACTCGGGTGCGTACCTGAAGGGGCGGCTTCGCAATTGTTAAGAGAATATGAAGCTTCAATCATTACTTCTCCCGAAGATGTGGATGGAATCAAAAATGCAATCGTGAAATTTTATGAGTTATTTTCTAAGAAGCAGCTGCCGAAACCAAAAGATGATTTCGTCCAGCGGTTTAATAGAAAATATCTTACCCAAGAGTTAATTAAAGAATTTCAATTTCAATTGGAAGCATGAAATTAAACGTTGTAGTAATAGGTTCAGGTGGAAGGGAAGACGCGCTTTGCTGGAAGTTAGCACAAAGTCCTTTACTTAATAAATTGTTTGCACTGCCTGGAAATCCTGGAACTATGAGGTTTGCTGAAAATATCGATCTAAATATTACAGACTTTAACGAGATTTCAAATTTCTGTATTAAAAATATAATTGATTTGGTAGTTGTTGGACCGGAAGTTCCGCTTGTAAATGG from Ignavibacteria bacterium encodes the following:
- a CDS encoding glycosyltransferase family 4 protein, translating into MEQRVLLNTNKIIVYTRQLKEHLLINYPFLSSEDIKIIPHGFDEEDFQINFPSSKPKNKMRLTYSGVFYDERTPKFFIEAVKKLFFEKPELSNKIEFCFVGNFKKKYERLISDVNLFNAFNIVGYIEHKDSVKYLLDSDVLWLMIRHSKNPHLVATSKLYEYFGAKKPILGCVPEGAASQLLREYEASIITSPEDVDGIKNAIVKFYELFSKKQLPKPKDDFVQRFNRKYLTQELIKEFQFQLEA